The window GCTGGGTGTGGGCTCGCGCACCCAGGCGGCCCTCCTTCGGGTCGAGTACGACGACACCCGCTAGCCCGGCGGGGGACCTTCGACCCGCTCCGCATCCCGCGCACGGCCTACCGTCGCAGTGATAGGCGGGGAGTCAGAGCATGGGGCACATCGTTCTCGGTTACGACGGCAGTACCGCAGCCGATTCGGCGCTCGATTGGGTGGCCGAACGGATATCGACGCGCCCAGCGGGCGTCGTGCTGGTCGTCGTGGCGAACATGTTCAACGCAGAGCGACCGGTGATCTCACGCTTCGCGCACGAGGCGTCGGAGCGATTGCGGGCGATGGTGCCGGATGCCGCGGTCGACATCGACATCGTCGATGGGCGGATGCCGGGCACGCTGTCCCAGTCGGCGCAGGGCGCGGATCTGCTCGTGGTGGGCATGCACACGAACACGCGTTCGCGCTCGTTGCTCGCCGGTGCGGTTCCGTTGCGGTTGACCGCTCTCGCCTCGGTCCCGGTCGTCCTCGTGCCTGCGGGATGGGCGCCGCGCATGGCACCGGTGACGGTGGGGCTCGCGGCGGACGGTTCCTCCGATGCCGCAGTGCGGTTCGCAGCCGTCGAGGCGCTCGAACAGGGGCAACCCCTGCGGATCGCCCATTCCTGGCTGATGGACTCCCCCCTACCGTCGGGGCCGGCCGGAGGAGCACGTGCTGCGAGAGAAGCGCGCGTCCGCCACCGGGCGATCCTCGACGGCGCCGTCATGGCTATGACGCAGGAGCATCCCGGGCTCGCGATCGAATCCACGCTTGTGCGGGACAACCCGGCAGCAGCCCTCACATCGCAGGCCTCCCGCAGCTCGCTCGTCGTGATCGGCACTCATCGACGGGGGCTGCTCTCGGGGTGGCTCCTGGGATCGGTCGCATGGGATCTGGTGGGGGAGTTGCGCGACCCTATCTGCGTCGTACCCCCGCGGCTCTCATAGACGATCAGGGCGAGAGCTGATCCGTGGTCGACGTCTTCTCGGGAACGATGAGCACGGCACAGCGCGCACGCCACAGCAGATCTTGAGCAACGGCACCCGTCAGTCCTCCGGCGAGAACTCCCTGGTGGTGCGTGCCGATGACGATCAGGGCAGCATGCTCCGCATAACCGAGCAGCGCGTTGACGGGCGAGGAGCGAACGACGTCGCTCTCGATGTCGACCTCGCCGAATCGTCGACGCAGGGAGCGGACCGCAGCATCCAGAAGCGCTCGGTGCTCCTCGACGATGCGGTCTGGTCTCTCCTCCATCGCCGAGGACTCCACCACCACGCCCGGAAGCCCCCAGGCATGCACGACGTGCAACTTCCTCTTCATCGCGGACGCCTCATGCGCGGCGAGGTCGAGGGCCGCGGCAGAGGAGGTGTCGTCTGCCAGACCGACCACGATGTCTCCGTCGGTCTCTGTCCATCCGGCCGGTATGACGCAGACGGGAACGGTCGCATGCGCGGTGATCCGCACCGGAATCCACCCTCCGATGGCTGCCCGCAGGGGATGATCGGGGTCGACGCCGATCACCAGCAGGTCGGCACCGGAACTCACCCTCGCGAGCGCGCGAGAGACAGCACCGTCAGCTCGGTGCAACTCGACGGCCTGACCGGGAACCCGGTCGCGCAGCACACGTTCGACGTTCTCGAGCAGCTCCAGCGAGGCATGACGATCGGCGGTCAGGTTGCTGACGACATTCACGACCCGCACTCGAGACGGCTCGCGCGCGCATCGCTCGGCGACCCAGTGCGTGGCTGATGCGGAGGCCGGTGTGCCGTCCACTCCCAGAACGATGTCTTCCATCGGACTCACCCTCCAGGCTGTGTGTCGGTAGGTGAAGGCTATGGACCGGTCGACCCCGGCCAGAGGACGAAAGTCCCGCCGGCGGTCCCCATCGAGCCGCCCGCGGGTAATCGCCACGGGCCACCACGAGGAAGCGGCACGATGGGGCGGTTGCCGCGCGTGCGCAGCGCTGACAGGCTCGAAGCATGTTCAGCGGACTCACCGGGTGGCACCTGATGATCCTCGCGGTCGTCTTCCTGATCCCCTTCGTGCTGGCTGCGGTCAGCATCGCGCGCAATCGAGCGTCGTCGGGGCTGGAGAAGGCCGTATGGGTTCTCGTGATCCTCGCGTTCCCGTTGCTGGGACCCATCCTCTGGTTCGTGATCGGACGCCGAGGAGGCCGCGAAAGTCCTCGCCCGTCCCCGTGACGCGAGAGGTGCACGGGAAGCCGTCATCCGGTTCCCGCGCCGAACATGACGCTGCGAGGTGGGCCCCGCATCCGGGGCATTCATGTCGCCCGCGTCGAGCGATACCGTCGACCCGTGAGCGAGCGCGCATACGACATCGACGAGATGAGCGGGTTGGATCCGGCGGCGTGGTCGGCGTACCTCGCCCGGCGATCCGGTCTTCCCGGCCCCCGGGCGAACCTGGCGCTCGTCCTCGCGGCTGCGAGAACAGCCGGACCCGACGCGATCCGCTCCCTCCTCGACGACGGCGGCGAGTACCAGGTGATGTGCGCGGCCGCGGCGGCAGCGCGACGTGCCGGCGACCCGTCGTTCGAGGCGGAGGCGCGCGCGTTGGCTGCAGACCAACGGTGGCGTGTGCGGGAGGGCGTCGCCATGGGGCTGCAGCTCTGGGGCGATGACGACCCCGCCGCGATGATCGAGAAGGTCCGCGCATGGGCGGACGATCCGGATCCCCTGGTGGTGCGCGCCGCGCTCGCCGCGATCTGCGAGCCCCGGTTGCTCCGCACGCGGGACGCGGCGGCCGTGGCCCTCGAGATATGCGACCGCGCCACGGACCATGTCGCCGCACTGCCCGCCGCCGAGCGCCGCCGGCCCGAGGTGCGCACGCTGCGGCAGGCCCTGGGGTACTGCTGGAGCGTCGCCGTGGCGGCCGACCCTCCATCGGGCGTGGAGGCGTTCACCCGCATCGACACCGGCGATCCCGATCTCGCGTGGATCGCGAACGAGAACCGGAAGAAGAAGCGCTTGTCGTCTCTTCTGTGATGCGGACGCGGCGCAGCGCCCGTGACGACCGCTCTGTTCTCGGAAAGAACTGTCAGCGCAGACATAGCTGCAGCGGGCTAACGTCGGTCGTGCAAGGGGAGTACTCCCATCACGATGGATTCGTCAATACGGATGTGCCGCAGCATCCCGGGTCCATCGGCCCCGTTCGCGGGGTGGAGGAGACCTTGAATGCCCGACCGGTCACGGCCGGGGCGTTCGAGGTGACTCGGAGCTCCGACGCACCGGTCCGACCCCCTCAGGAGGACCCCGTGAGCAAGCTCTCCCGTCTCATCGGCATGGCGTCGAAGGCGCTGGACAAGAACGGATCGTCGCAGACCGCGAATCCCGGTACGGGATCCGACTGGCGATCGATCGTTCGATCGGCCGCCGATTCGCTGACCGGTGAGGCGCGTCAGGCACCGCCCGCCGGCCGCGATCCGTACGCGGCGCCGGCGAACCGGTACACCCCGCCGCCCTCCGGCGGATACGCGCCGCCGGCCGCGAACGGTGGTGCGGCGATGAGCGCCGCCGACCGGCAGGCGATCGCCCGCTACGACTACCTGCTCCAGACCGCCGATCCGCACCAGATCGAGCAGATCCACCGCGATGCGTTCGCGCGGCTGAGTCCCGAGCAGCGTGCCCACGTCGAGACCCGGATGCGGGCGGAGCTGCCGCCGCACGAGGCCCCGCGTTCGTCGGATCCGTCCGACCTCGCGCGCACCGCGGCGCGAGCCGAGGCATCGCGACCGGGGATGCTGCGCGGCCTCCTGGCTCGCGCCGGTGGCGGATCCCGCGGCGGCGGTCGCGGTGGTGCGCTCGCCGGTGCCGGCCTCGGAATGGCCGGGGGTGTGCTCGCCGGTGTCGCAGGCGGCGCGATCCTCAGCGGCATCGCCGGTCCGCTGCTCGCTCAGGCCGCCGGGTTCGGCGTCGACTTCGACGCCCTCGCCGGGTCGCTCGACGTGGAGGGTCTCGCGGGCGGGGTCGAGGGTCTCGCCGGAGGGGTCGAGGGGATCGCGGGGGATGCGACCTCGGCCCTCGGCGAGCAGGTCAGCGGCTTCGGCGATCAGCTGGGCGGGTTCGATCTCGGCGGCTTCTTCGACCGCTGAGCCCGGCGTCAGTCGATCGGTCGCCGGCGCAGCTGTTTCACGTCCGTCCGCCGCTGTTTGGCTTTGAGCCGCCTCTCCCTCGCACCGCGGCTCGGTTTCGTCGCACGCCGGGCCGGCGCCGGAGGGCGGAGGGCGTCGGCGACCACTCCGGCCAGGCGTTCGCGCGCAGCATCCCGGTTGCGAAGCTGCGCGCGATGCTCGGACGCGGCGATCGTGAGCACTCCGTCGACAAGGCGACCGGTCAGCCGCTCGAGCAGTCGATCGCGCTGAACGGTCGAGAGAGCGCTCGAACCGGCGGCGTCCCAGGAGAGTTCGACCCGGGAGTCGGCCGTGTTGACGCCCTGTCCGCCCGGACCCGACGATCGCGAGAATCGCCACGACAGCTCGGCTTCGGGGATCGTGACGCCCTCCGTGACCCGGAGGCCCGAACGGTGGGGGACAGGCATACGTCCATCCTCGTACAGCGGGGGCATCGACCCGGTGTCGTGTCTGTGACAATGTCGACGTGCCCGAAGCGAACGCCCGAACGAGTCCGCCCCGTCCTGTCCTCCTCGTCGTCGACGTCGGTGACGGGGGGCGCGTCGACCCGGCATTCGAAGGCCGGCTGCAGAAGCTCACCGCGGGCGTGATCGCCGCAGCCGACCTGGTCGGCTTCACGGTCGACCGCGTGCCGGCTGCCCAGACCTCGGTCGACGAGATGGTCCGGCGCCTGGATGCGGCGGCCGCCGTGATCGTCACGGGTGGGGAGGATGTCGATCCGTCGTTCTACGGCGGTCGTGCGGATCACCCGCACCTCGGTCAGACCTTCCCCGATGCCGACCGGTCGCAGATCGCCGTCGTACGACGAGCAGTCGAGACCCGGGTGCCGCTCGTCGGCATCTGCCGAGGCATGCAGTTGGTGAACGTCGCGCTGGGGGGAGACCTCGTGCAGCACCTGCACGACGGCGGGCACTCGAACGCTGCCGACCCGGCCGACAGCATGATCGACCACCGTGTCGAACTCGACGCCGACAGCGGCTTGGCGCGCCTGCTGGGTGCGACCGAGCTCGAGGTCCGCAGCTCGCATCACCAGTCCGTGAACCGGCCGGGCGAGGGTCTGCGGGTGGTCGCCCATGCCGATGACGGCACGATCGAGGCGATCGAGCACGAAGATGCTCCCCTCTGGTGCGTCCAGTGGCATCCGGAGGAGGCCGGCTCGCGCGGCACCGTGCTCGCCGACCTGCTGGAGGCCGCGATGGCTGCCCGCCGTCGGCACTGACCCGGCGCCCCGGATGCTGCGCACGTACTCGTCGACCGAACTCAGGATGGATGCGGGAGGCGACGGGCAAGCTGCGGAAATGCGCGGGTGATCGAGCCCCGCTCAACGTTCATCCCGAGTACGGGCTCACGGGTGCGGGGCACACGGGAGGAGATGGTGGGGCGGCGCCCGCTCCGCGCTAGGGTGCGGATGACGCCGACACCCGTGGCGCCGCGGAGAAGAGAGGTGCCGCGTGAGCGATCAGACCCGAGACTTCGATGACCCCTGGCATCGGGCCTGGGTGCGCGTCGGTGTGCTGTTCCTCATCCTGATCGCGGTCACCGTCGCCGTCGGCGCAGCGGGATCGTGGGCGTACGCTCCCGCGGTGGGGTGGATCGCCGCATCCGCCACCTTCATCTCGTGGGAGTGGGGCACCGTCCTCCGCCTCGGGCCCGCCGACACGGCCAGCCACGCGACCCGTGAAGACCCCACGAGAGCGACGGCCCAAGGGCTTCTGCTGCTGGCGAGCCTCGCCAGCTTCGGGGCGATCGCACTCGTGCTCTACGAGTCGGGCTCAGTGACCGGGCCGGAGAAGTTCGCGCTCGTGGCCATCGCGCTGTTCACCGTCGCCGCCTCGTGGTGTCTGGTGCACGTGCTCTTCACGCTGCGCTACGCCGCGATCTACTACCGCGACGGCGGGACCGGTGTGGACTTCAACCAGACCGAGCCCCCGCAGTACCGCGACTTCGCCTACCTCGCCTTCACGCTGGGCATGACCTACCAGGTGTCGGATACGAATCTGACGAGCAGCACCATCCGACGTGAGGCACTGCGCCACGCCCTCATCTCGTTCGTGCTCGGAGTGGTCGTGCTCGCCGCGACCATCAACCTCGTGGCGACGCTGATCGCCTGAGCGCCTCGGCGCCTGATCAGCCGCTGCGCTCGACGCCCGTCGCGTCGGGCAGCATGTCGAAGAACACCGATGTGTACTCGTCGCGGGCCGAGAACACGACCCGCAGGGCGCCGGCCTGCTGGCCGAACGACTCGCTGTCGATGTCGGAGTCGACGCCGCGGCGCACCGACAGGGTCATATCCTCGGTGTTCGCGTAGCCGGCGTCGGTCGCCGCGCCCTCGGCCACGGGCCACAGGGCTCCCCACGACACCTCGTCGGCTCCGAACTCCTCCGCGACGGAGCGGGGCTGGCTGGATGCTGCGCCGGCGTGATCCACCTGGCCGGCCCGGTACATCCACGAGTCCGACGCCAGCTCGCCGGGTCGCACGGGTGCGGTGACGCTGACGAAGTCGGCGGCGACCGTGACCGAGATCAGACGCCGGTGACCGACCTCGGCGGAGATCGCGTCCACAGCCGTGGCCAGATGTTCGGGCGATCGCAGGTCGGCGTGCAGGCGTCCCTCCTGCAGGGCGCTGATGCTCTGACCGACCGCGACGTGGTACGGGGCGACCACTGCGGCGGCTGCGATCAGGGCGGTCGCGACGAACAGCACGAAGCGCGCCGGCCGACCCCGTCGCCCGACGCCGAGGAACGGGCGCCGTCGTCGTCCGCCCATCGGGATGGTGCCCGGTTCGGGTCGCAGGATCGGCCCCGCCTGCGCAGCGTGCGGAATCCTCGACGCGTCGGCGGGGGGATTGCCCTCTGGCTCGTCGACGAGCGCGATCTCAGGACCGTCGGGCACGAGCAGGACGGCCGAGTGCACGCTTCCCGCCTGAAAGCGCGGCACGTCGACGATCTGCACGATCCGACGAACCGTGGTGCGGAACGCCGCGCCGGTTCGCGGAAGCACCGTGACGTCGAGCTCGCAGAGAGGCTGGTCGTTGATCAGCGTGCCCGTCTGCCGGATCGCATCCACTCGCGCCACCGCCGAGCGACCGGCGGCGCGGGCAGCGGCGATGTCGGCGTCGGAGGCCAGCGAGATTCCTCGCGCCGTTCGCAGGACGGCCATGAGGATGCCCGTGCCGACGATGAGCGTCAACGACACCGCGATCGTCCAGACGCCCGCGCCGGGTGGACCGACGAGCTGAACCACCACCCCTCCCGCACCGATACCGACACCGATGAAGAAGAGCAGGCGAAGCATGCTCTCAGGCTATCGAGCCGCCCGAACGGCCCTGGCCCGGCGTCGATAGCGGGGCCGCGGTCTCTTCGGACGCCGCTTCATGCGGCCGGGCAGCTCGGAATGCCGTCTGCGCGATCATCTCCGATCGGCGCGCCCGACACCGCGGCGACGGCACGTACGGCGGCGTCCCAGTAGCGCGCGTAATGAGACGGATCGGCGTTGACCTGCGTGGTGTGCGCAACGATCGTCGGCTCGAGTGCGGTGCGGTCGGGGACACGCGCCGCCATCGCCCGGTAGAACATGGTCGCCGCGGTGTACGGATCGAGGCGCTCTTCGCGCGTGCCCCAGTTGTCCTGCTGCTGGAACAGCCCGATCGACGTCGTCCGCGACCCATCGGGGTTGGTGACTCCGCTCGTCTCCCAGTCGCCGTAGTCGATGTTGCGCAGAGACGATTCGCCCATCGCGGTCATCACGGCGATCGTCTGGTCGCGGCTGTCGAAGCCGAGGTCGCGCCCCGCGATCAGGATCGTGCAGGCGTTGCCGAGCTGCGCGACCCCGTACCCGGCGACATGGGGTGCGGCGGGCATCAGGGGTTCGGGCGATGCCGGGCGGTCCGTGCCGAAGACGGGCGAGCCGAGCGCATCGTCCCACGCTGCGGAGAGGGAGGTCAGAGCGTAACCGCCGCCCCAGATGACCGTGACGCCGAGAAGAAGCGGCAGGGCGATGCCGGAGGCGATCAGCCAGGCGCGTCGGGTGCGCTGCCGCTTCGCGCGCCGTGCTCGAGCGCGCCGAGCGGCGGACGCGGTGGGCCTCTTCGCGCCGCGCCGCGCTGGTGCTGACCGCGCTTTCGACCGGCGAACGGGAGGACGTGCGGGCACGTGTTCCCCTCCGGTCTCTCTGTGGGCGGCGCGAAGCCATCGTAGAGGGAGCGGCCGTCGCTGCGGCACTCGGCGACATCGGCGAACGGATGACGAGCCCGTCACCCGGGCGTACCGTGGAACCCATGACCGAGCTCGCGCCCCTCATCGCCCTGAACGACGGCCACCAGATCCCCGCCCTCGGATTCGGCACGTACCCGTTGCGCGGAGAAGACGGTGCCGAGGCCGTCGCCTCCGCGATCCGCACCGGCTACCGGTCGCTCGACACCGCTTTCAACTATGACAACGAGGGGGCGGTCGGAGAGGGCATCCGCCGTTCCGGGCTCGCGCGCGAGGAGCTGTTCGTCACCTCGAAGCTTCCGGGGCGTTATCAGGGCGAGCCGACGGTGGCCACCGTTCGCGAGTCGCTCTGGCGTCTGGGGCTGGAGTACCTCGACCTCTACTTGATCCACTGGCCCAATCCCAGCGTGGGGGAGTACGTGCGCTCGTGGGAGAACCTCGTCACCGCCCGTGATCTGGGCCTCGTACGCTCGATCGGAGTGAGCAACTTCACCGAGCGGCATCTCGCCGACGTCATCGACGCGACCGGCGTGACCCCTGCCGTGAACCAGATCGAGATGCACCCGTACTTCCCGCAGATGGAGCAGCGGGCCGTCAACGCGCGTCTCGGCATCGTGACCGAAGCGTGGAGCCCCCTCGGCAAGGGCAGCGCCCCCTACCGAGAAGCTCCCGTCGTGGCCGCCGCGGCGGCACACCGGGTGACTCCGGCGCAGGTCATTCTGCGGTGGCACGTGCAACTCGGCAGCGTCCCCATCCCGAAGAGTGCCACGCCGTCACGCCAGGCTGAGAATCTCGACGTCTTCGGTTTCGAGCTCGACGACTCCGAGATGGCGGCCGTCACCGCGCTGGGCCGACGGGACGGCCGGCTCTTCGACGGCGACCCCGACACGCACGAGGAGCAGTAGGCCTCAGGCGCCCGCGAGCCGTCGCGCGAGGTAGGGGGCCGTGCGACTGGCGTCGTCATGGGCCACGTCGTGCGGGGTTCCCGCGGCGACGATGCGCCCGCCCGCGTCGCCTCCCGCCGGGCCCAGATCGATGACCCAGTCGGCGGCGGCGACGACGTCCATATCGTGCTCGACGACGACGACGGAATTGCCCGCGTCGACCAGCGCCTGCAGCTGCGCCAGCAGCAGCCGCACGTCGGCGGGGTGCAGCCCCGTGGTCGGCTCGTCGAGCAGGTAGAGCGTGTGGCCGCGGCCCGCACGCTGCAGCTCGGTCGCGAGCTTGATGCGCTGCGCCTCCCCACCCGACAGCTCGGTCGCCGGCTGCCCGAGCCTCAGATACCCCAGCCCCACGTCGCGCAGGGTGCGAAGACTCCGGGATGCTGCCGGCACGGCCTCGAGGAACTCCGCCGCCTGATCGACGGTGAGCGCGAGCACGTCGGCGACGTTCTTGCCGTCGTAGGTCACTTCGAGCGTCTCGGTGTTGTAGCGCGAGCCGTCGCACGTCGGGCACCGCCCGTAGCTTCCGGGCAGGAACAGCAGCTCGACCGAGACGTAGCCTTCGCCGAGGCACGTCTCGCAGCGGCCGCCGGCGACGTTGAACGAGAAGCGACCGGCGGAGTACCCGCGCTCACGGGCGAGGTCGGTGTCGGCGAACAGCGCCCGCACCGCGTCGAACAGCCCGGTGTAGGTCGCCAGATTCGAGCGCGGCGTTCGCCCGATCGGCTTCTGATCCACACGAACCATCCGGTCGATGTGCTCCAGGCCCGATACCCGTCGGACGGCGAGGGCGTCGGCAGCGGGCAGGATCGCATCGGCCAGCTCCGCGGGTGCGGCGTCGGCCTCAGCATCCGCTCCCTCCTCCGCGCCGATACCGGTTCCTCGGAGATACCCGTCGACGACCTCGCGCAGCACGCGACCGACCAGCGTCGACTTGCCGGAGCCGGAGACGCCCGTGACGGCCACCAAGGTTCCGAGCGGAACGGCTGCGTCGACGTCGGCCAGGTTATGCAGCGAGACGCCCTCCAGCGACAACCAGTCCGAGGGGGAGCGCCGTTCGCGCTCCGCCGTCGGTGCCTCACCCGACTCGGGGAAGAGGAAGGGGCGGGTCCGAGACCCCGCGACCTCGGCGAGACCGTCGACGGGGCCGCTGTACAGCACGTCGCCGCCCCCTTCGCCGGCACCCGGGCCCACGTCGACGATCCAGGCGGCGCCGCGCACGACGTCCATGTTGTGCTCGACGACGAAGACCGAGTTGCCCGAGGATGCGAGTTGCGCCAGCACGTCGAGCAGGGGCTCGGCGTCCGCGGGATGGAGGCCCGCCGACGGCTCGTCGAGCACATAGACCACCCCGAACAGGCCCGAGCGCAGCTGGGTCGCCAGCCGCAGACGCTGCATCTCGCCCGGCGAGAGCGTCGTCGTCACGCGGCCGAGGCCGAGGTAGCCGAGTCCGAGATCGGTGAGCACCCGGATCCGTGCCAGCAGGTCGGTGGCCAGCGCGACGGCGACGTCGGTGCGCTCGCCGGAGGTCGTGGACGACACCGCAGGCGCAGGATTCTCCAGCATCGTCGTCGGTCGGAGGATCTCGGCGAGCTCGCTCATCGGCAGCGCGTTCAGTTCGGCGATCGTGCGGCCGGCGAACGTGACGGCGAGTGCCTCGCGTCGCAGCCCCGAGCCCCCGCACAACGGGCAGACGCCCGTGCGCACGAACCGCAGCACGCGCTCGCGCATCGTGGCGCTCTTCGAATCGGCCAGCGTGTGGAAGACGTACTTCTTCGCGCTCCAGAACATGCCCTTGTAGGGCTTCGCGACGCGGTCGCGCTGCGGAGTGATCTCCACGACGGGCTGCTCGTCGGTGTAGAGGAGCCAGTCGCGGTCTGCGGGATCGAGGTCGCGCCAGGGACGGTCGACGTCGTACCCGAGGGCGATCGTGATGTCGCGCAGGTTCTTCGCCTGCCAGGCGCCGGGCCACGCGGCGATGGCGCCGTCGCGGATGCTCAGCGAGGTGTCGGGCACCAGCGTCTCTTCGGTGACGGTGTGCGCGACGCCGACGCCGTGGCACTCGGGGCACGCTCCCGCTGCGGTGTTGGGCGAGAACGCATCCGAGTCGAGCCGGGTGTCGAAGCCCTCGGGGAACGTGCCGGCGCGAGAGAACAGCATCCGCAGCGTATTGGAGAGCGTGGTGACGGTTCCGACGCTCGACCGCGAGCTGGGTGCGCCGCGTCGCTGCTGCAGCGCCACTGCCGGCGGGAGCCCCGTGATGGAGTCGACGTGCGGGTTGTGGCCCTGCTGGATGAGCCGCCGCGCGTAGGGCGCGACGGATTCGAGATAGCGGCGCTGAGCCTCGGTGAAGATGGTGCCGAACGCGAGCGACGACTTCCCCGACCCCGATACGCCGGTGAAGGCGACGATCACATCGCGCGGCACGTCGACGTCGATGTTGCGGAGATTGTTCTCGCTGGCTCCGCGTACGCGAACGAACGCGTCGGGTGTCGTGTGCTCATATCCGGGCATCGGGCCACCCTATGCGGCAACCGCCGCCTTCGCCGCCGACGCGTCGGTGGCGGGGACGTCAGTAGCGGGGCTTGCGGTCGGGGCGTCCGCCCGGGCCGCCGCGGTCGACGCGCATCTCGATGAGCTTGCCGCCGATGCGCGTGCCGCTCAGACGGTTGAGCGCATCGTCGGGGAGGTCGGCCGGCAGCTCGACGAGCGAGAAGTCGGGGCGGATGTCGATCTTGCCGAAGTCCTCCCGCCGAAGGCCCCCCTCGTTGGCGAGGGCGCCGACGATCTGGCGCGGCTCGACCTTGTGGCGCTTTCCCACCGCGAGCCGGTACATGACCAGGTTCGCCTGCGACGGGCGTCCGCGACGCTCGGGGCGACCCTCCTCGTCGCGATCGTCGCGGGGCGTGCGCGTGCGATCGTCGCGGTCGAACCGCTCCGTGCGCTCCTGCGCGGGATCGAGGAGGAGGGGCGTCTCGCCCTGCGAGACCACGGCGAGCGCGGCCGCGACGTCGGCCTCGGGCACGTCGTGGTGCTCGACGTAGTGCGCGATGATGTCGCGGAAGCGGTCGATCCGCGCGGTCTGCTCGAGCGCGGCGGTGATCGCCTCGTCGAAGCGGGTCAGACGGGTCGCATTCACGTCCTCGACGC is drawn from Microbacterium hatanonis and contains these coding sequences:
- a CDS encoding excinuclease ABC subunit UvrA gives rise to the protein MPGYEHTTPDAFVRVRGASENNLRNIDVDVPRDVIVAFTGVSGSGKSSLAFGTIFTEAQRRYLESVAPYARRLIQQGHNPHVDSITGLPPAVALQQRRGAPSSRSSVGTVTTLSNTLRMLFSRAGTFPEGFDTRLDSDAFSPNTAAGACPECHGVGVAHTVTEETLVPDTSLSIRDGAIAAWPGAWQAKNLRDITIALGYDVDRPWRDLDPADRDWLLYTDEQPVVEITPQRDRVAKPYKGMFWSAKKYVFHTLADSKSATMRERVLRFVRTGVCPLCGGSGLRREALAVTFAGRTIAELNALPMSELAEILRPTTMLENPAPAVSSTTSGERTDVAVALATDLLARIRVLTDLGLGYLGLGRVTTTLSPGEMQRLRLATQLRSGLFGVVYVLDEPSAGLHPADAEPLLDVLAQLASSGNSVFVVEHNMDVVRGAAWIVDVGPGAGEGGGDVLYSGPVDGLAEVAGSRTRPFLFPESGEAPTAERERRSPSDWLSLEGVSLHNLADVDAAVPLGTLVAVTGVSGSGKSTLVGRVLREVVDGYLRGTGIGAEEGADAEADAAPAELADAILPAADALAVRRVSGLEHIDRMVRVDQKPIGRTPRSNLATYTGLFDAVRALFADTDLARERGYSAGRFSFNVAGGRCETCLGEGYVSVELLFLPGSYGRCPTCDGSRYNTETLEVTYDGKNVADVLALTVDQAAEFLEAVPAASRSLRTLRDVGLGYLRLGQPATELSGGEAQRIKLATELQRAGRGHTLYLLDEPTTGLHPADVRLLLAQLQALVDAGNSVVVVEHDMDVVAAADWVIDLGPAGGDAGGRIVAAGTPHDVAHDDASRTAPYLARRLAGA